A DNA window from Candidatus Neomarinimicrobiota bacterium contains the following coding sequences:
- a CDS encoding T9SS type A sorting domain-containing protein, translating into MKGRSLLIALLLLMGLVAVPVSGQSDWTQVTNKWEFVENLGDTLSWPNWPAVDKNDRIWIADWGRLLVRNHDGSNVAVYDSVYLPGGAVAGGDTLVRLDQPRGICALNNGNILYARNPGHFIFELDADAVVQTDDTVHITALNLHVAEPSPTKPTQDAGGYIYYGCVSGVSPIYMIDPADFANVAQVIELPDPPGLTRGIAVSADGSMIIVGDLSSSPGPLLIYTSTDFVNYTLTDSVFKDAAGDTIFPTQRITMEWGPDSTLWVSSNDYGLVDTTVTKMVVLDFKKKEYMNIWSEWPGRGPRGVAFSHDGQYAYIDDDDASLVRIYRDTTWTVDVADAPEGIPVGYGLYQNYPNPFNPTTQIVYEIPETELVTLEVYNLLGHKVRTLVDGIQTVGAHIVVWDARADNGMPVASGTYFYRLKVSTGSITKTMIFIK; encoded by the coding sequence GTGAAAGGAAGATCCTTGCTAATAGCGCTATTATTGTTGATGGGTCTTGTCGCTGTGCCGGTGTCGGGTCAGAGTGATTGGACCCAGGTTACTAATAAATGGGAATTCGTCGAGAACCTCGGAGATACCCTCTCTTGGCCGAATTGGCCTGCAGTGGACAAGAATGATCGAATCTGGATAGCAGACTGGGGCCGTCTATTGGTACGGAACCACGATGGGTCAAACGTCGCTGTCTACGACTCGGTGTACCTTCCCGGGGGAGCGGTGGCGGGTGGTGATACGTTGGTCAGGCTAGACCAACCCCGTGGCATCTGTGCCCTGAACAACGGCAATATCCTCTATGCTAGAAATCCTGGCCATTTCATTTTTGAGCTAGATGCTGATGCTGTTGTACAGACCGACGATACGGTACATATCACGGCCCTCAATCTCCACGTCGCGGAACCCTCTCCCACGAAGCCGACTCAAGACGCCGGGGGTTATATCTACTATGGTTGCGTGTCCGGTGTGAGCCCAATATACATGATAGATCCTGCCGACTTCGCGAATGTGGCGCAGGTTATCGAGCTTCCTGATCCCCCGGGCCTTACTCGCGGTATCGCAGTGAGCGCCGATGGTTCGATGATCATAGTGGGTGACCTCTCTAGTAGTCCTGGTCCCCTATTGATCTATACGTCCACGGACTTCGTCAATTATACGCTTACCGACAGCGTCTTTAAGGATGCCGCCGGCGACACCATATTCCCGACACAGCGCATAACCATGGAATGGGGCCCGGACAGCACCCTGTGGGTCTCGAGCAATGATTACGGCCTTGTAGATACCACCGTTACCAAGATGGTTGTCCTCGACTTCAAGAAGAAGGAGTACATGAACATCTGGTCGGAATGGCCTGGTAGAGGTCCCCGAGGTGTGGCCTTCAGTCATGATGGTCAGTATGCCTACATTGACGACGATGATGCATCCCTGGTGCGTATCTACAGGGATACTACGTGGACTGTTGACGTGGCCGATGCTCCTGAAGGGATCCCCGTCGGGTACGGGCTATATCAGAACTATCCCAACCCCTTCAACCCTACGACTCAAATCGTTTACGAGATTCCTGAGACGGAACTTGTAACCCTCGAGGTCTATAATCTGCTGGGTCACAAAGTCCGCACGCTGGTAGATGGAATACAAACTGTCGGTGCACATATCGTCGTCTGGGATGCAAGAGCAGATAACGGTATGCCAGTCGCTAGCGGTACGTATTTCTACCGGCTGAAGGTCAGCACTGGCTCTATTACCAAGACCATGATATTCATCAAGTAA
- a CDS encoding T9SS type A sorting domain-containing protein encodes MRKGLLIAILLACVAASPALGRDWTPVESPWEIVAVLDSAVWPQFAVVDANGNIWIGDYSGPMDIYGPDGNLIAVWDSVTYNDGTTDVTAGFRACKGMNVAANGNILYGLAAGLVELDVSALTTTTDTVTATAVHFHATSGSLTGPAVDAEGYIYVGMVAGTNPITVLNPDFSVSQTIELPGGAPWARGLAVTSDATTIIPADLGAGPVLKMWTTTNFVDYEYTDSVYTDVNGDTIFWDQKVCLHWGPDSALWVSVVDYATTTDSLHNNVTVLDFDKGEYYRVYHPDALIDTTTTPDWQDTEYGKGFRGVAFSKNEAVAYLVGNDQGAVYIYRNKLMAVDERSPGLPDGYRLAQNYPNPFNPTTRIVYEIPADELVSIDIYNVLGEKVRTLVSGEVTAGAHTVIWDAKADNGMLVASGMYIYRLKTTRGSVTKTMIFIK; translated from the coding sequence GTGAGGAAAGGCTTGTTAATAGCGATTCTCCTGGCCTGCGTTGCAGCGTCCCCCGCTTTGGGGCGAGATTGGACGCCGGTTGAGAGTCCCTGGGAAATCGTCGCAGTGCTGGATTCGGCAGTGTGGCCCCAGTTCGCGGTAGTGGATGCCAACGGCAATATCTGGATCGGTGATTATAGTGGACCGATGGATATTTATGGTCCCGATGGCAACCTGATAGCGGTCTGGGATTCCGTGACGTACAACGATGGTACGACCGATGTGACGGCGGGGTTCAGGGCCTGTAAGGGGATGAACGTTGCCGCGAACGGCAATATACTCTACGGATTGGCGGCTGGTTTAGTCGAGTTGGATGTAAGCGCACTTACAACTACTACCGATACAGTCACTGCCACAGCTGTCCACTTTCACGCAACCTCGGGCTCCCTAACTGGTCCCGCCGTTGATGCAGAAGGCTATATCTACGTTGGGATGGTGGCAGGTACCAACCCGATTACCGTCCTCAATCCGGACTTCTCCGTTTCGCAGACGATAGAGCTGCCTGGAGGAGCGCCCTGGGCCCGGGGGTTGGCAGTGACGAGTGACGCCACTACTATTATCCCGGCTGACCTTGGAGCTGGCCCGGTGTTGAAGATGTGGACCACCACGAACTTCGTCGATTACGAGTACACCGACAGCGTCTACACCGACGTCAACGGGGACACCATCTTCTGGGACCAGAAGGTGTGCCTGCACTGGGGCCCGGACAGCGCGTTGTGGGTATCGGTTGTTGACTACGCCACTACTACGGACTCCCTGCATAACAACGTGACGGTGCTCGACTTTGACAAAGGGGAATACTACCGTGTATATCATCCGGATGCCTTAATCGACACGACCACTACTCCTGACTGGCAAGATACGGAGTATGGCAAGGGCTTCCGCGGCGTGGCGTTCAGCAAGAATGAGGCCGTGGCATACCTGGTAGGTAATGACCAGGGGGCCGTCTATATTTACCGCAACAAGTTGATGGCGGTAGATGAGCGGTCTCCGGGTCTGCCGGATGGGTACCGTCTGGCCCAGAACTATCCCAATCCTTTCAACCCCACGACCCGGATTGTTTACGAGATTCCGGCGGACGAGTTAGTATCTATCGATATCTACAACGTCCTGGGTGAGAAGGTTCGTACCTTGGTGAGTGGTGAAGTAACCGCTGGAGCACATACCGTCATCTGGGATGCTAAGGCAGATAACGGTATGCTGGTCGCCAGCGGTATGTATATCTACCGGCTTAAGACCACCAGAGGCTCCGTTACCAAGACCATGATATTCATCAAGTAA
- a CDS encoding family 10 glycosylhydrolase has translation MMTKATTITLFMCLPLGMLAQNENQEFRATWVVTWELISPGASVAENQARARTILDNHTQAHMNAVLWQARQNGTAYYNSSFEPWGYYADYTDPGYDPLAYAVEQAHARGLELHVWMNTFESRGTHPDSPAMKHPNWVCHDGYDNPMPANYAISPGLDSVRSYLIEVAMEIVRNYDIDGLHLDYVRWNEYTTQSVTAIAPLAKGGAREEELFDGLITPAQLAALKVAAPQDRYLYDVDHPYSEIPPDSIGGGPFPSWEDWWRWCVTEFVQALHDSIQAVKPWVRFSVAALGNYNWGGWQGYGTVYQDAALWFNEGYVEQLTPMHYHWTDGGGFLGMLRNNPSANWEDHIQPGINAGRLYSVGPASYILSRENIWSRHEEIVAACRTVPWVDGFQFFSSGYWDDHNYWGKAGATFFESKIKVRPTKLIVSETPPTPSLALLEIDSLTYQLTVTPAGDLDGARRFAIYRSEEAHIDTATNKIVDIHFGREAYTVVEHFTGTQDFNGAYSYGATMLDRYWNESMLSNTVTTEPVPSFPPVIIATTPEEGDTIPVTSSVSLTFSKTIDTTTFAPAISLDPIVTIDRVLWSPDWASNATTATILFAEHLQYDTTYTLTVAASLLDINGKPLDGNGDGIGGDPDTLRFVTEPRDITGPVILASYPDISAPGDSLLFDEVVTFLFDEHLDLNSITDTTLALTQDAVPIASHHKITNVRARSVLSLQPLENFFARGANYALLLRRELTDSVGNPLASDISLTFVTSYLGNVNEVTIDKFFSSSNWERPGYSGSTVGIVDPNTTFSMSTDAYLPSAIPRQRSAARLHYEWMDVDTTFLLREYLSGAPRDIAFDSSYVLQCFVFGDGSGNQFRFCLDDGRPGAAEFHEVSQWITLDWYGWRLLEWDLSDSSSFGEWIGNGRWDNPATLYFDSFQLTHERGTSARVGDVYFDDLRVVQKDYIVTIAEAGPPLPHALTLAPNYPNPFNAVTTIPFYLPAHKRVELTIYDLLGRHVKTLLKGELPAGDHRVIWQGDTQAGSPAASGVYIYALRMEGRMLTRRMLLLK, from the coding sequence ATGATGACAAAAGCTACTACCATTACCTTGTTTATGTGCCTGCCGCTGGGCATGCTGGCACAGAACGAAAACCAGGAATTTCGGGCCACCTGGGTGGTGACCTGGGAGCTGATCAGCCCTGGTGCCAGCGTGGCAGAAAATCAGGCCCGGGCACGGACAATCCTGGACAACCACACCCAGGCCCACATGAACGCCGTTCTATGGCAGGCCCGGCAAAACGGCACGGCCTACTACAACTCCTCTTTTGAACCATGGGGCTATTATGCCGACTACACTGACCCCGGCTACGACCCCCTGGCCTACGCCGTTGAGCAGGCCCACGCCCGCGGCCTCGAACTCCACGTCTGGATGAACACTTTTGAATCCCGTGGCACTCACCCAGACTCCCCGGCCATGAAACATCCCAATTGGGTCTGCCACGACGGCTATGACAATCCCATGCCCGCTAATTACGCCATTTCCCCAGGATTGGATTCAGTGCGCAGCTACCTGATCGAGGTAGCCATGGAGATTGTCCGTAACTATGACATCGACGGCCTTCACCTGGACTACGTCCGCTGGAACGAATACACCACCCAAAGTGTCACCGCCATCGCACCCCTGGCTAAAGGTGGTGCCCGGGAAGAGGAACTTTTCGATGGTCTGATAACCCCTGCTCAGCTGGCAGCGTTGAAGGTGGCCGCACCCCAGGATCGATACCTCTATGATGTGGATCATCCTTACAGCGAGATACCCCCTGACAGCATCGGGGGCGGCCCGTTTCCTTCCTGGGAGGACTGGTGGCGCTGGTGCGTCACCGAGTTCGTCCAGGCCCTTCATGACTCCATCCAGGCCGTGAAGCCCTGGGTGCGCTTTTCGGTTGCCGCCCTGGGGAACTATAACTGGGGCGGCTGGCAGGGCTACGGCACGGTCTACCAAGATGCCGCCCTGTGGTTCAATGAGGGGTACGTTGAGCAACTTACGCCCATGCACTACCATTGGACCGATGGCGGCGGTTTCCTGGGCATGCTCCGCAATAATCCGTCTGCTAACTGGGAAGACCATATCCAACCCGGTATCAACGCCGGCCGCCTGTACTCGGTAGGGCCCGCTTCTTATATCCTATCTCGAGAAAATATCTGGAGCCGACATGAAGAAATCGTCGCAGCCTGCCGCACCGTGCCCTGGGTGGACGGCTTCCAGTTTTTCAGTTCGGGATACTGGGACGATCATAACTACTGGGGGAAGGCCGGTGCCACCTTCTTCGAAAGCAAGATTAAAGTCCGACCCACGAAATTGATCGTGTCAGAGACACCACCCACACCGTCACTGGCACTCCTTGAAATTGACTCCCTGACCTACCAGCTCACCGTCACGCCAGCTGGTGACCTTGATGGAGCCCGCCGGTTCGCCATCTATCGATCCGAGGAGGCCCACATTGACACCGCAACCAACAAAATTGTCGACATCCACTTCGGCAGAGAGGCCTATACGGTTGTAGAACACTTCACCGGCACCCAGGACTTCAATGGCGCCTACAGTTACGGTGCTACTATGCTGGATCGCTACTGGAACGAGTCAATGCTGTCCAATACTGTCACTACCGAACCGGTCCCCTCCTTCCCACCGGTCATAATCGCTACAACTCCCGAAGAAGGGGATACCATTCCAGTGACCAGCTCTGTCAGTCTAACCTTTTCGAAAACTATTGATACTACTACCTTCGCCCCGGCTATATCACTCGACCCGATCGTAACGATCGATAGGGTCCTTTGGTCACCCGACTGGGCCTCGAATGCAACCACAGCAACGATCCTTTTTGCCGAGCATTTACAGTACGACACCACCTATACCCTCACCGTGGCCGCATCACTCCTCGATATCAATGGCAAGCCGCTGGATGGCAACGGTGACGGTATCGGCGGCGATCCCGACACGCTGCGGTTTGTCACTGAACCCCGCGACATCACCGGTCCGGTTATCCTGGCCAGCTACCCGGATATCAGCGCACCAGGGGACAGCCTGTTGTTCGATGAGGTGGTTACCTTCCTCTTCGATGAACACCTGGATCTCAATTCCATCACGGATACAACCCTGGCGCTCACCCAGGACGCGGTGCCCATTGCCAGCCACCACAAGATCACCAACGTCCGCGCCAGATCCGTTCTTAGCTTGCAACCCCTGGAGAATTTTTTCGCCCGCGGCGCAAACTACGCCCTCCTGCTCCGGCGGGAGCTCACCGACTCAGTCGGCAATCCCCTGGCAAGCGACATCTCCCTTACCTTTGTCACCTCCTATCTAGGGAACGTTAATGAGGTGACCATCGACAAGTTCTTCTCCAGCAGCAACTGGGAAAGACCTGGCTACAGCGGATCAACAGTGGGCATAGTGGACCCCAATACCACTTTCAGCATGTCAACTGACGCTTATCTGCCATCGGCGATTCCACGCCAGCGCAGCGCCGCCCGGCTGCACTATGAATGGATGGATGTTGACACCACCTTCCTCCTTCGGGAGTACTTGAGCGGTGCCCCCCGAGACATCGCTTTCGACAGCAGCTATGTGCTCCAGTGCTTCGTCTTCGGCGACGGCAGCGGCAACCAGTTCCGTTTCTGCCTGGATGATGGGCGCCCTGGGGCTGCCGAGTTCCACGAGGTCTCTCAATGGATCACCCTGGACTGGTACGGCTGGCGGCTGCTGGAATGGGACCTGAGTGACTCCAGCAGTTTTGGTGAGTGGATCGGCAATGGTCGGTGGGACAATCCCGCCACCCTCTACTTTGACAGCTTCCAGCTCACCCATGAGCGGGGCACATCCGCGAGGGTCGGTGATGTTTACTTCGACGACCTGCGAGTGGTGCAGAAGGACTATATCGTTACCATTGCCGAGGCCGGTCCGCCACTGCCCCACGCCCTCACGCTGGCACCGAACTACCCCAATCCCTTCAATGCGGTCACCACTATTCCCTTCTACTTGCCGGCGCACAAACGCGTCGAACTGACCATTTACGATCTTCTGGGGCGGCACGTGAAAACCCTGCTCAAAGGCGAGCTGCCCGCCGGCGACCACCGGGTTATCTGGCAGGGAGACACCCAGGCGGGAAGCCCGGCTGCATCCGGGGTGTATATCTATGCCCTCAGAATGGAGGGCCGCATGTTGACCAGGCGGATGCTCCTGCTGAAATAA